Proteins encoded within one genomic window of Novipirellula galeiformis:
- a CDS encoding class I SAM-dependent methyltransferase → MSMVSGNYVRRAKRAGELSSTRRKGDELASSAVSTEVTLKSLLDQIHSILASPKSVASEVENAVDRLFHGLRSIRHSTPKAQWQEMIKEGREHPIKEFLHQDPFTARAFNKPRGYAGDAVMMDYIYGREEDWQRPEASAVGSAIFNYTTAAPASAGVRERRCYVAEMLDAIARQSSDQHVLAVAAGHLREASLSTGVRRKRFERFVAMDADEKSLEEIDRCYGRYGIDAVTANIRQMLTGNLDLGSFDLIYSTGLYDYLADSTAMRLTANLFDCLRPGGKLVIANFLPEIRDVGYMEMFMDWHLIYRTRGQMMQLADKVVQSAVDEIRVVAEVNDNVVIMEMTKR, encoded by the coding sequence ATGAGCATGGTGTCTGGAAATTACGTTAGGCGTGCCAAAAGAGCTGGCGAACTTAGCAGCACACGACGTAAGGGTGACGAACTCGCGTCCTCTGCGGTCTCGACCGAAGTGACGCTGAAATCTCTTCTTGATCAAATTCACTCGATACTCGCTTCGCCTAAGTCGGTGGCTTCTGAAGTCGAAAACGCGGTCGATCGATTGTTTCATGGTTTGCGATCGATTCGTCATTCAACGCCCAAAGCTCAGTGGCAAGAGATGATCAAAGAGGGACGCGAGCACCCGATCAAAGAGTTCCTGCACCAAGACCCCTTTACTGCTAGAGCGTTCAACAAGCCTCGCGGTTACGCGGGTGACGCGGTGATGATGGATTACATTTACGGTCGTGAAGAGGATTGGCAGCGGCCCGAAGCGAGTGCGGTGGGGTCAGCGATTTTCAACTACACGACGGCGGCACCCGCGTCCGCCGGTGTGCGTGAACGACGTTGTTATGTCGCTGAAATGCTCGATGCGATCGCGCGTCAAAGCAGTGATCAACATGTGTTGGCGGTCGCGGCGGGGCATCTTCGCGAGGCGAGTCTGTCGACCGGGGTCCGGCGGAAACGGTTCGAACGTTTCGTCGCGATGGACGCGGACGAGAAAAGTCTTGAGGAAATCGACCGTTGCTACGGCCGCTATGGGATTGATGCGGTGACCGCAAACATCCGCCAAATGTTAACGGGGAATCTCGATCTCGGTTCGTTCGATTTGATCTACTCCACCGGGCTTTACGACTATTTGGCCGACTCGACCGCGATGCGATTAACCGCCAACCTGTTTGATTGCCTACGTCCGGGCGGAAAGTTGGTGATCGCAAATTTCTTGCCCGAAATTCGCGACGTCGGCTACATGGAAATGTTCATGGATTGGCATCTAATCTATCGAACCCGCGGCCAGATGATGCAGTTAGCCGACAAGGTGGTTCAATCGGCGGTTGATGAAATTCGGGTGGTTGCCGAAGTCAATGACAACGTGGTGATCATGGAAATGACCAAGCGTTAG
- a CDS encoding OmpP1/FadL family transporter, producing MMRLGTKRFWRAKTPPTGLLLTTWALAFLASPSYAAGTISNALSAREAGRGGTNLGFGDNGVLLLDNAAGMQGLVGDCDCNDVYIEMGGAGLFTDLSYADNENATTDAADNPTGLGYFMVARRLNEDIVLGFGAFAPAGFASDYDLNGPATLPGQYTYKSFGALARILPGISVRMTEAWTVGATLGTAISHVEIEGPYYLNSGPLRGTPTILDLQATGAALSWSCGTQYALSDRTTVGVHYQSENEFKSAGKAAVEIAGLGRSQYDVEFGLTWARSVGIGLMHQLDSRQRIGLDFEWEDWSSAYDNAELLFTQPSNPTFRTVAGPSIAEQFPLRWTDALIVSSGYERDLSDHQTVRLGYRYQDNPIPAATTSTYLQTTLQHHFSVGYGFKHRDWEIDTAYQFAFAPDVHTGVSMYPGGDYSHATVTTQTHMVFLSAIRRF from the coding sequence ATGATGAGACTTGGGACGAAACGATTCTGGCGAGCAAAGACGCCGCCAACCGGACTGCTACTAACGACATGGGCTCTCGCCTTTCTCGCCAGCCCGAGCTATGCGGCGGGGACGATTAGCAACGCCCTCTCGGCGCGTGAAGCCGGTCGCGGCGGCACCAACCTCGGCTTTGGCGACAATGGAGTGTTGTTGTTGGACAATGCGGCCGGGATGCAAGGCTTGGTAGGCGATTGCGATTGCAATGACGTCTACATCGAGATGGGTGGCGCCGGATTGTTCACCGATTTGAGCTATGCCGACAACGAGAACGCAACGACCGATGCTGCGGACAATCCGACCGGGCTGGGATACTTCATGGTCGCACGGCGACTAAACGAAGACATCGTGCTTGGCTTCGGCGCGTTCGCGCCAGCCGGATTCGCCTCCGATTATGATCTCAACGGGCCGGCGACGCTGCCGGGTCAGTACACCTATAAATCGTTCGGCGCCCTGGCTCGCATTTTACCGGGCATCTCGGTTCGAATGACCGAGGCTTGGACCGTGGGCGCGACCCTTGGCACCGCCATCAGTCATGTTGAAATCGAAGGCCCCTATTACCTGAACTCCGGACCGCTGCGAGGCACGCCAACGATCTTGGATCTCCAAGCCACCGGCGCAGCGTTGTCGTGGTCCTGCGGCACCCAATACGCTCTGTCGGACCGCACCACGGTGGGGGTCCATTATCAAAGTGAAAACGAATTCAAATCCGCTGGAAAAGCGGCCGTGGAGATCGCCGGCTTGGGACGCAGTCAATACGACGTTGAATTTGGACTGACCTGGGCCCGCTCGGTGGGCATCGGGTTGATGCATCAACTTGATTCACGCCAACGCATCGGACTCGATTTCGAATGGGAAGATTGGTCGAGTGCCTATGACAACGCCGAACTCCTCTTTACCCAGCCGAGCAATCCGACGTTTCGAACGGTCGCGGGCCCATCGATCGCCGAACAGTTTCCGCTCCGTTGGACAGACGCCTTGATCGTCAGCAGCGGATACGAACGCGACCTCAGCGATCACCAAACGGTGCGTTTAGGATATCGCTACCAAGACAATCCGATTCCCGCGGCAACCACAAGCACTTACCTGCAAACAACGCTGCAGCATCATTTTTCAGTCGGTTATGGATTCAAACACCGCGACTGGGAAATCGACACGGCCTACCAATTCGCCTTCGCACCGGACGTCCATACCGGAGTCAGCATGTACCCCGGCGGCGATTACTCGCATGCCACCGTCACGACGCAAACGCACATGGTCTTTCTCAGTGCGATACGTCGTTTTTGA
- a CDS encoding HD domain-containing phosphohydrolase, with protein MTLKLPTKSTHILVVDDDPIAAETLCHALTQFGYSSVMASDGVEAIQHVRTGKYRIVISDIEMPRMNGIDLCREIRSRNSCDYTYVILLTGRCGTENVVEGLNAGADDYISKPFSPSELLMRIRAGERLLLQESRELMIFALAKLADSRDNETGSHLERIREYCRALCIELSSWPEYQEIIDGIYIQSIYETSPLHDIGKVGIPDRILLKPGRLTREEFAIMTQHAKIGANTLQSVAEAHPEATVLNMAYQIALTHHERWDGTGYPNGLSGQEIPLCGRIVAVADVYDALTSHRVYKTAFSHEKAVQLIREGSGSHFDPDMVRAFLKLEAEFARIKQTLTDAPESQNSELQRMPTRNANSALSLQNT; from the coding sequence ATGACACTAAAATTACCGACAAAATCGACTCATATTCTGGTCGTCGATGACGACCCGATCGCGGCCGAGACGCTCTGTCATGCGTTAACCCAGTTCGGCTATTCTTCGGTGATGGCGTCCGATGGGGTGGAAGCGATCCAGCACGTGCGCACGGGCAAGTACCGAATCGTGATCTCCGACATCGAAATGCCGCGGATGAACGGAATCGATTTGTGCCGTGAAATTCGCAGTCGCAATTCGTGCGACTACACCTATGTGATTCTGTTGACCGGCCGCTGTGGCACGGAAAATGTCGTCGAAGGGCTCAATGCAGGGGCCGATGACTACATTTCCAAGCCATTCAGCCCCAGTGAGTTGTTGATGCGAATTCGTGCGGGCGAGCGTCTGTTGTTACAGGAGAGTCGCGAGTTGATGATTTTCGCGCTCGCCAAGTTGGCAGACAGTCGCGACAACGAAACGGGCAGCCATCTGGAGCGGATCCGTGAGTATTGCCGCGCACTCTGTATCGAGCTTTCGAGTTGGCCTGAATATCAAGAAATCATTGATGGGATCTATATTCAATCGATTTACGAAACCAGTCCCCTGCATGACATTGGCAAGGTGGGCATTCCCGACCGCATCCTACTGAAACCGGGAAGGCTGACACGCGAGGAATTCGCGATCATGACCCAACACGCAAAGATTGGGGCGAATACGCTGCAGTCGGTCGCCGAAGCGCATCCCGAGGCGACCGTTTTGAATATGGCGTACCAAATCGCGTTGACCCATCACGAGCGTTGGGACGGAACCGGCTATCCCAATGGTTTGTCCGGGCAAGAGATTCCGCTTTGTGGGCGGATCGTGGCGGTCGCCGATGTCTACGATGCCCTGACCAGCCACCGCGTCTACAAGACGGCCTTTTCCCACGAAAAGGCCGTCCAATTGATTCGCGAAGGCTCCGGATCGCATTTCGACCCTGATATGGTGCGGGCCTTTCTGAAACTGGAAGCCGAGTTTGCGCGAATCAAGCAAACTCTCACCGATGCTCCCGAAAGCCAAAATTCGGAGCTCCAGCGGATGCCAACGCGGAACGCCAACTCCGCGCTGTCGCTACAAAACACCTAA
- a CDS encoding Hpt domain-containing protein has protein sequence MTFTFTSDSHAPIIDRELLIRRMMGSTEMAKRMLHRFVETCPEEYDLIESTVRLGDKDSVASIAHRHKGTAQTMASQRVAEIAAELEIRAHSDSVSELLEMVEQLRALHREVQKFVSDEFPDIASEKGRNGK, from the coding sequence ATGACCTTCACATTCACATCCGATTCTCACGCTCCTATCATTGACCGCGAACTATTGATTCGGCGGATGATGGGCAGCACCGAGATGGCCAAACGCATGCTTCATCGGTTTGTGGAAACCTGTCCCGAGGAATACGACCTGATCGAATCGACGGTACGGCTAGGGGACAAAGACTCCGTTGCCTCGATTGCCCATCGGCACAAGGGAACCGCTCAAACGATGGCGTCACAACGGGTAGCCGAAATCGCCGCCGAGTTGGAGATCCGCGCCCACAGCGACTCGGTCTCCGAATTGCTCGAGATGGTTGAGCAACTGCGAGCATTGCACCGCGAGGTTCAAAAGTTTGTCAGTGATGAATTTCCCGATATCGCGAGCGAAAAGGGTAGGAACGGAAAATGA
- a CDS encoding YgiQ family radical SAM protein: MQLPVINQSDSNPSVPAMPRDYLSNLAAGGRAPTGPVAALPLPMSMEEARQRGWDELDIVFVTGDAYIDHPSFAMAILGRTLEAAGYRIGIISQPDWRSCEAWTRFGRPRLFFAISAGNMDSMINHYTANKKVRNDDAYSPGGRIGLRPDRATLSYCQRAREAYKGVPVIAGGVEASLRRLAHYDYWSDKVKRSILLDCKADLLAFGMGENAIIEIARRLEAGENVKALRDMLGVAYALGASESVPEDALTLPSFDEVTSDKVAFAEATRIIHNETNPHNARRLVQQHGTQTIVCNPPQPPISEAAMDQIYGLSYTRRPHPSYKEAIPAYEMIKNSVTIMRGCFGGCTFCSITAHQGRIIQSRSKESVLGEIAKMTEDKSFTGVVSDIGGPTANMYQMNCTKPEVEAVCRRQSCVHPKICKLLGVDHTPVIELMRESRNLPGIKKVLVASGVRMDLARTSPEYLKELTAHHVGGKLKVAPEHVDAGVLNKMRKPKNDDFEHFTEIFKEESKRVGKKQFIVPYFIASHPGSDIRAMIELALFLKRNGYKPDAVQDFIPAPLDVATTMYYTGLDPFTKQPVYIAKAMKERKTQRALMQFFKPENYFEVREALRSVGRTDLIGDGCDGLIPSKPPQEAIRARRQDANKRFRGDYVHTIGKPEASGGQEQKKGSKKKRRDRKSTGYRPDRRGAN; encoded by the coding sequence ATGCAACTACCGGTTATCAATCAATCCGACAGCAATCCTTCCGTGCCCGCGATGCCGCGTGACTACTTGTCAAACTTGGCGGCGGGTGGACGTGCCCCAACCGGGCCCGTGGCTGCATTACCGTTGCCGATGTCGATGGAAGAGGCTCGCCAACGCGGCTGGGACGAGCTCGATATCGTGTTTGTCACCGGGGATGCTTATATCGATCACCCCAGCTTCGCGATGGCCATCTTGGGACGCACGCTGGAAGCGGCCGGATATCGCATCGGGATCATTAGCCAACCGGATTGGCGAAGCTGTGAGGCGTGGACTCGCTTCGGTCGGCCGCGATTGTTTTTCGCAATCAGTGCCGGAAACATGGACTCGATGATCAACCACTACACCGCGAACAAAAAGGTTCGCAACGACGACGCCTATTCTCCGGGCGGTCGCATCGGTTTGCGTCCGGACCGCGCAACCTTGTCGTATTGCCAACGCGCTCGTGAAGCCTACAAAGGGGTTCCTGTGATTGCTGGGGGCGTCGAAGCCTCGTTGCGACGATTGGCTCATTACGATTACTGGAGCGACAAGGTCAAACGATCGATCTTACTCGATTGCAAAGCCGACTTGCTGGCGTTCGGAATGGGCGAAAATGCGATCATTGAAATCGCTCGCCGACTCGAGGCGGGGGAAAACGTCAAAGCGTTGCGTGACATGCTCGGGGTCGCCTACGCGCTGGGGGCATCCGAGTCGGTTCCCGAAGATGCGTTGACCCTTCCTAGCTTTGACGAGGTCACCAGCGACAAGGTCGCCTTTGCCGAAGCCACGCGGATCATCCACAACGAAACGAACCCTCATAACGCGCGCCGGTTGGTGCAACAGCACGGCACCCAAACGATTGTCTGTAATCCACCTCAACCGCCGATCTCCGAAGCGGCGATGGACCAGATCTATGGGCTGTCCTACACCCGGCGACCGCACCCGAGTTACAAAGAAGCGATCCCGGCGTACGAGATGATCAAGAACTCGGTCACGATCATGCGGGGATGCTTTGGGGGCTGCACTTTCTGTTCGATTACCGCCCACCAAGGCCGGATCATTCAATCGCGCAGCAAGGAATCGGTGCTCGGTGAGATCGCGAAGATGACCGAGGACAAGTCGTTTACCGGCGTGGTCAGCGACATCGGTGGCCCGACGGCTAACATGTACCAGATGAATTGCACCAAGCCCGAGGTCGAAGCCGTTTGCCGGCGCCAATCGTGTGTGCATCCGAAAATTTGTAAACTACTCGGTGTCGATCACACCCCGGTGATCGAGTTAATGCGTGAGTCGCGGAACCTTCCCGGGATCAAAAAAGTGCTCGTCGCCAGCGGGGTGCGGATGGACTTGGCTCGCACCTCTCCGGAGTACTTGAAGGAGTTGACCGCACATCACGTGGGAGGGAAGCTGAAGGTTGCGCCGGAGCATGTGGACGCGGGCGTCTTGAACAAGATGCGTAAGCCAAAGAACGATGACTTCGAGCATTTTACCGAGATCTTCAAGGAAGAATCCAAGCGGGTTGGCAAGAAGCAGTTCATCGTGCCTTACTTCATCGCATCGCATCCTGGCAGCGATATCCGTGCGATGATTGAATTGGCTTTGTTTCTTAAGCGTAATGGCTACAAGCCGGACGCGGTTCAAGACTTTATCCCGGCGCCGTTGGATGTCGCGACGACGATGTACTACACCGGTTTGGACCCGTTTACCAAGCAACCCGTTTACATTGCCAAGGCGATGAAGGAGCGGAAGACGCAACGAGCGTTGATGCAGTTCTTCAAGCCCGAGAACTATTTCGAAGTCCGCGAGGCGCTGCGTTCGGTTGGTCGTACTGATCTGATCGGCGATGGTTGCGATGGCTTGATTCCATCGAAGCCACCCCAGGAAGCGATCCGAGCTCGGCGTCAAGACGCGAACAAACGGTTTCGCGGCGATTACGTGCACACGATTGGCAAACCGGAAGCGTCCGGAGGGCAGGAGCAAAAGAAGGGAAGCAAGAAGAAACGCCGAGACCGCAAGAGCACCGGCTATCGTCCGGACCGTCGCGGGGCAAACTAA
- the tnpA gene encoding IS200/IS605 family transposase, with product MSTFTNRLFHIIYSTKYRKPTIRPDWQDDLYGYIGGIVRGQQGTLLKIGGVEDHVHLLAKLSPTVAISDVLRKIKSNSSKWINERPDVSRKFEWQSGYAAFSVSESQMPSVSEYIANQAEHHRKKTFEEEFLDILKKHNIDFDVRYVFEQEIVQ from the coding sequence ATGTCCACATTCACGAACCGTTTGTTCCACATCATCTACAGCACGAAATATCGAAAGCCAACGATTCGCCCCGATTGGCAGGACGACCTCTACGGATATATCGGCGGAATTGTACGGGGCCAGCAAGGAACGTTGTTGAAGATCGGAGGCGTTGAAGACCACGTACATCTGTTGGCAAAGCTGAGTCCAACGGTCGCCATCTCAGATGTATTGCGGAAGATCAAATCGAATTCATCGAAGTGGATCAACGAGCGGCCAGATGTTTCGCGAAAGTTTGAATGGCAATCAGGATACGCTGCATTTTCAGTCAGTGAATCACAGATGCCATCGGTTTCTGAATACATCGCCAACCAAGCCGAGCATCATCGAAAGAAGACGTTTGAGGAAGAGTTCCTCGACATATTGAAAAAGCACAATATCGACTTCGATGTGCGATACGTCTTCGAGCAGGAGATCGTTCAATGA
- a CDS encoding ATP-binding protein: MISATERAAYTVVVSRGQSRNPQKRAIEQQITDAATHIEGVDVLVVPHLYDLSKTSEAYQRLADAEGHLIVFSWIYSRAAHWVLDRNGIQGQWGGSEIGDAEQGAGEQDSDESTAAPDGESTESPAAVDRVTDLYPRPDRLVHCIDLKLAGDAAPFLREMKRIIEPAAPQAERPSSSTSLPIVGGKLVEVEESTSRRWYPVIDYSRCTNCMECVDFCLFGVYGIDGVENILVEQPDNCRKGCPACSRVCPENAIIFPQHKAPAIAGAEVEGDEGFKIDLSQLFGAPTGNDDPIATAARERDEQLLLAGRDTVGIDDQLLKRQQQHANKPKDSLDRLIDSLDDFDL, translated from the coding sequence ATGATTTCAGCGACCGAGAGAGCCGCCTACACCGTTGTCGTATCGCGAGGCCAATCGCGGAACCCTCAGAAACGGGCGATCGAGCAGCAAATCACTGACGCAGCGACGCACATCGAAGGCGTCGATGTGTTAGTGGTGCCGCATCTCTACGATTTGTCCAAAACGAGCGAGGCGTATCAACGTCTGGCCGACGCCGAGGGCCACTTGATCGTATTCTCTTGGATCTATTCGCGCGCGGCCCATTGGGTGCTCGATCGCAACGGCATCCAAGGGCAATGGGGTGGATCGGAGATCGGTGATGCCGAGCAAGGTGCGGGAGAACAGGACTCAGACGAGTCCACGGCCGCCCCCGACGGTGAATCGACCGAGTCACCCGCAGCGGTCGATCGCGTCACCGATTTGTATCCGCGTCCGGATCGCTTGGTTCACTGCATTGACTTGAAACTCGCTGGAGACGCGGCTCCTTTTCTAAGGGAGATGAAGCGGATCATCGAGCCCGCCGCCCCTCAAGCCGAACGCCCCTCGTCGTCGACGAGTCTTCCCATCGTGGGTGGCAAGCTCGTTGAAGTCGAAGAGTCGACATCGCGTCGCTGGTATCCCGTGATCGACTACAGCCGCTGCACGAACTGTATGGAATGCGTCGACTTTTGCTTATTCGGCGTTTACGGAATCGACGGCGTCGAGAACATCCTCGTTGAGCAGCCAGACAATTGTCGCAAAGGATGCCCGGCGTGCAGTCGCGTGTGCCCGGAAAACGCGATCATTTTCCCGCAACACAAAGCGCCTGCGATCGCCGGTGCCGAGGTCGAGGGAGACGAAGGTTTCAAGATCGATTTATCCCAATTGTTCGGTGCTCCTACCGGCAACGATGATCCGATTGCAACGGCGGCGCGCGAACGCGACGAGCAGTTGTTATTAGCAGGCCGTGACACCGTCGGCATCGACGACCAATTGCTCAAGCGGCAGCAACAACATGCCAACAAGCCCAAGGACTCGCTGGACCGTCTGATCGATTCCTTGGACGACTTCGATCTGTAG
- the purL gene encoding phosphoribosylformylglycinamidine synthase subunit PurL, whose amino-acid sequence MPLWQIDIYPAEGQVDREAKRTTEEIHELGLHDHLDIDFARSFLIQGDFAHGEAVQLANTLLVDAVTERAVVAIAGQDVLNEPPGDNLTLVNVLPKPGVMDPVAASTIAAAKDIGFNVDAVRTMRKFWLDEVGDSVLDSICRRALSNDSVEQVVVGPLEMDQLDVGSASAFELKTIPIRQLGDEQLETLSREGQLYLTLVEMQTIRDHFEELGRDPTDIELETIAQTWSEHCSHKTLAGRIHYRGPGADGTPEADERQYENMLKETIFAATQTIRKTLAENDWCVSVFKDNAGIVTFDDEYHICFKVETHNHPSALEPYGGANTGLGGVIRDPMGTGMGAKPICNTDVFCFAPPDTDPSGLPPGVLHPRRVMKGVVSGVRDYGNRMGVPTVNGAVYFDRRYLGNPLVYCGNVGIIPVGMEEKEVQPDDLIVAIGGRTGRDGIHGATFSSAELTSESESLSGGAVQIGNAITEKMVLDVLLQARDRGLFNAVTDCGAGGFSSAVGEMGEKIGAEVWLDKAPLKYEGLTYTEIWISEAQERMVLSVPKASWDELRELCESEGVEAAVLGRFVPTGRLQLTYHGNVVGDISMDILHEGRPPIIRDAVYHPAPTQAVALPSLDTAGHADALLKIMGSYNVASKHWIIRQYDHEVQAGSVVKPLVGPLCDGPSDAAVVKPRLQSRRGLVISCGMNPHYGDFDTYHMATSAIDEAMRNAVAVGADPTKIAILDNFCWGYTDRSETLGSLVRAAIACQDMAITLGTPFISGKDSLNNEFSYNDADGQRQTIAIPPSLLISAMGQIDDVANAVTMDAKAAGNAVFLVGETKSELGGSHLLLALGLSGGQVPTVDAVKAKTTFAAVHQAINERLIRSCHDLSEGGLAVAATEMAMAGGLGMSLDIDSICNASGLSATEVMFSESNTRFLCEVPSDQSEAFADRFAKAGVSATRLGTIDDSSQLAIKSNAGDALRVDLAQAKQAWLGPLNW is encoded by the coding sequence ATGCCGCTTTGGCAAATTGATATTTATCCGGCCGAAGGTCAAGTCGATCGTGAAGCCAAACGAACCACCGAAGAGATCCATGAGCTCGGGCTTCACGATCATCTGGACATCGATTTTGCGCGAAGCTTTTTGATCCAAGGTGACTTCGCACACGGCGAAGCGGTCCAATTGGCCAACACACTGCTCGTCGATGCCGTCACCGAGCGTGCCGTGGTAGCGATCGCCGGCCAAGACGTGCTGAATGAACCGCCCGGCGATAACTTGACGCTCGTCAACGTGTTACCCAAGCCAGGAGTGATGGACCCGGTTGCGGCCAGCACGATTGCGGCGGCCAAGGACATTGGATTCAACGTCGATGCCGTGCGGACGATGCGCAAATTTTGGCTGGACGAGGTCGGGGACTCCGTACTCGATTCGATTTGCCGCCGCGCCCTTTCCAATGACTCGGTGGAGCAAGTTGTTGTGGGGCCGCTAGAGATGGACCAACTCGATGTCGGCTCGGCAAGCGCGTTCGAACTGAAGACGATTCCGATTCGTCAACTCGGTGACGAGCAACTCGAAACGCTCTCGCGCGAAGGCCAGCTCTATTTGACGCTGGTCGAGATGCAAACGATTCGCGATCACTTTGAAGAACTCGGACGCGACCCGACCGATATCGAACTCGAAACGATCGCGCAAACATGGTCCGAGCACTGCAGCCACAAAACACTGGCCGGCCGAATTCACTATCGCGGCCCCGGAGCCGACGGAACGCCCGAAGCCGATGAGCGTCAATACGAAAACATGCTCAAAGAAACGATCTTTGCGGCCACGCAAACGATCCGCAAAACGCTTGCCGAGAACGATTGGTGCGTCAGCGTGTTTAAGGACAACGCGGGGATCGTTACCTTCGATGACGAATACCATATCTGTTTCAAGGTCGAAACCCACAATCACCCGTCGGCGCTGGAGCCGTACGGGGGTGCAAATACGGGACTCGGAGGCGTCATTCGTGACCCGATGGGGACTGGCATGGGAGCCAAGCCGATTTGCAATACCGACGTGTTTTGTTTCGCGCCACCAGACACCGATCCGAGCGGCTTGCCACCGGGCGTGTTGCACCCTCGTCGTGTGATGAAGGGCGTCGTTTCCGGGGTGCGTGATTACGGCAACCGGATGGGAGTTCCCACCGTCAACGGCGCGGTCTACTTCGATCGTCGTTATCTCGGCAATCCCCTGGTTTATTGTGGCAACGTCGGCATCATTCCTGTCGGCATGGAAGAAAAGGAAGTTCAACCCGATGACTTGATTGTCGCCATCGGTGGACGCACCGGACGCGATGGGATCCATGGTGCCACGTTTAGCTCGGCGGAATTGACGAGTGAATCGGAATCGCTTTCCGGCGGTGCTGTCCAAATCGGCAACGCAATCACCGAAAAGATGGTGCTCGACGTATTGCTCCAGGCGCGTGACCGCGGACTGTTTAACGCGGTGACCGATTGTGGCGCGGGAGGATTCTCGAGTGCGGTTGGCGAAATGGGCGAAAAGATCGGCGCCGAAGTCTGGCTCGACAAGGCGCCCTTGAAATACGAAGGCTTGACGTATACCGAAATTTGGATTTCCGAAGCGCAAGAGCGAATGGTGCTGTCGGTCCCCAAGGCATCGTGGGACGAGCTGCGTGAGCTTTGCGAAAGCGAAGGGGTCGAAGCGGCAGTGCTGGGGCGGTTCGTGCCAACCGGACGCTTGCAATTGACTTACCATGGAAACGTGGTCGGCGACATTTCGATGGACATTTTGCACGAGGGACGTCCCCCGATCATTCGTGACGCGGTCTACCATCCCGCGCCCACGCAAGCGGTCGCATTGCCATCGCTCGATACAGCCGGGCACGCCGACGCGCTGCTGAAAATCATGGGCAGCTACAATGTGGCCAGCAAACACTGGATCATCCGTCAATACGATCACGAAGTCCAAGCGGGCAGCGTTGTCAAACCGTTGGTCGGACCGCTATGCGATGGACCGAGTGACGCAGCCGTCGTCAAACCACGCTTACAAAGTCGTCGTGGTTTGGTGATCTCGTGTGGCATGAATCCTCATTACGGTGATTTTGATACCTATCACATGGCCACCTCGGCGATCGATGAAGCGATGCGAAATGCCGTCGCCGTGGGAGCCGATCCGACGAAGATCGCAATCCTTGATAACTTCTGCTGGGGATACACCGATCGCTCCGAGACGCTCGGTTCACTTGTCCGTGCGGCCATCGCGTGCCAAGACATGGCGATCACGCTCGGCACCCCGTTCATCAGTGGCAAGGACAGTTTGAACAACGAGTTCAGCTACAACGATGCGGACGGTCAACGCCAAACGATCGCGATCCCCCCCAGCTTGCTGATCAGTGCGATGGGACAAATCGACGATGTCGCCAACGCCGTCACGATGGATGCCAAAGCGGCCGGAAACGCCGTCTTCTTGGTCGGCGAGACGAAGTCCGAACTCGGCGGCTCGCACCTGCTGCTGGCCCTCGGGTTGTCCGGAGGCCAAGTGCCAACGGTCGATGCCGTCAAGGCAAAAACCACCTTTGCGGCGGTCCACCAAGCGATCAACGAGCGATTGATCCGCTCCTGCCACGACTTGAGCGAAGGCGGCTTGGCGGTCGCGGCAACCGAAATGGCGATGGCCGGCGGACTCGGCATGAGCTTGGATATCGATTCGATCTGCAACGCTTCCGGGCTCTCGGCAACCGAGGTGATGTTTAGCGAATCGAATACCCGCTTCCTGTGCGAAGTGCCAAGCGATCAATCCGAAGCGTTTGCGGATCGGTTCGCCAAAGCGGGTGTTTCGGCAACGCGTCTTGGTACAATAGACGATTCCAGTCAACTGGCGATCAAGTCCAATGCCGGGGACGCGCTCCGCGTCGATCTGGCCCAAGCCAAGCAGGCATGGCTGGGGCCCTTGAACTGGTAA